Within the Salvia hispanica cultivar TCC Black 2014 chromosome 4, UniMelb_Shisp_WGS_1.0, whole genome shotgun sequence genome, the region TTGCAGTTGGCTATGGGTGGAGCTATGCCTCTCCCTCATTTTGTTGCAACTTCTATCGTGGTCGCTTCTGGTATGACTttaaactttctgaaatatttcGACTGGCTCCACCCCGAAATCTGGCGATTTTGGGAAGACTTTGTTACCGTAGCCGGGCTCTCCGTCCTCCCACAAGTAATAATTGCTGTACTCAAGATGATTCATAGGCTATTTCGAACCATTTGACATCAATTTCCTGTGGCTACTGCAGGTCATGTGGTCGACTTTCATTCCTTATGTGCCAAACACTATCTTGCCGGGAACTATCGCCTTCATTACCTCTTTGGTTGCTGTATTTATGGTGAGATGATGGCTCCATACCTCATTTATTTGTCAAATACAAAGGGCgaaaataatcttttttttgtttattgagATGATCTCTGCTTTTGCTCTGCTTTAAGAAAAGCTGTCCGAATAGGTTTAGTACTAGCATCGTAGAACTTCTGTATAGGGCTTCGGGATGACTTTCATACCAGAGCTAAGAAAACAGTGAGAATACAAATAGAGAGATAACACAGAGATAGAGCTATAATCTTTATTTGGTGGcaaatgaaaagtgaaaatgCATTCTAACTTATGTATGAATATCACAATAGTTTTCTTTCATGCTTCATAAAATATGTGTTAATGTTTATACTGGTGGTCGTTTGGATAGCAACAGGATCCGAAAATGAGAATCTTCTGTATTTACGTGTAAAATTTTCAGGGTCGCATGGGCAAGCTCTCTGACAAAGGCGTCAAAATTCTTGGATCGATATCTGGGTGGACCGCTACTGTTCTTTTCATGTGGATGGCTGTTGCACAAATGGTTTATTCTTTCATCCTcttttacatatatttgttTCCCGTATTCACCTCGGGTGCGTGAGTATGAGATCTGTATgaattgtaattcaattttttgaataacTATTTCATTCCTACAATGATCGCATTCCTTAGTACCATCACCTCCTAACCCTTTCTCTTCTAACAaaggaaattcaaatttctttcAGTGGACAAATCTTCTGACTCCTGACAACATAAAAGGTTTATCAGCCGTGTCAATGCTGCTGGCCGTGATTGGCAACGGGCTTATGATTCCACGTGCACTGTTTGTCCGGGATTTTATGTGGTATGTTTGTTTCTACTGACCCTTTTGTCAAGTACTTTTTCCCTCGAACTCATCTGGAGTCTTATCTTAGTAAAATGCAGTATACTTGATGTTTTCGCGATTTTAAAGATCAAGTCTCTGAAGCAAATATTTTCCTTATATGACATAAAGTTGAATGGGAAAAGGGATAGTTAATTAAAATCTCTATGCAGGTTTGTTGGATCAGCATGGGGATCTGTCTTCTACGGATGGGGAAATCTTACGTGTTTGTACTGGTAATTTGCTTACAACGATATAaggtttaaatgtataaggtTACAATGCAGTATAAGGTTTCTCTTTGGCTAACAGGGAAGTTCTATGATTTCAGCTTTAAATGTATCAGCCCCGGATTCTACATAGCTTCAACCGTCTCCTTCCTCGCCTGGATAGGTTCGTCTCGAGTTTCTGTCAATgtcattttatctttattattggagatttttttaatcactCTCACTTCctttagtttaattattatcTTGATTGGGAATGTCTAGAAATTGTGTGGAGCTTTTTAGTGTGGGTTTATTTATgacaagtactccctccattcaataaatatgaaacatttggttttcgGTTCGGGATTAAAtacagtgttgttttgtgtaaTAAATGGAGAGTAGATAATTAACAGAAATGaaaaggtggagatttgtttttattttacgaaacgtttcatttttcatttgacACATAGATGTTGATTCAGTGCTGACGTTTTCGAGGGATTCACAAGCGCATGGTCTTAGTTCACCCTTCGCCTCGTTGAAGGAACTTGTTTTTGGACCTTGATCATCCTTGCTATGACATCTAATGGAGATAGTCAAACAACTTACACGACATTCAGAAGAAAGAGTAGATACGCCAAAATTGAAAGTACGCCCTCTCCAAAGCTTCCATGTATTTGAAGGATCGATCGGGGGGTTTTCCAGTTCTTCATTCTCCTCCTCGCCCCGTCTCTTCAAAACGAAGTTGTAGCAAAGACTGCTGAAATTGGTGTATGATGTTAAGCCAAATCGTAAATTTCAATTCTCCAGTGTAGTTTCCGTGATTCTAGTTCTtgttttttcgatttttatgattaaactGGAAAATGAGGTTCAAGTgtacacaaaataattatgtagCTGCGAAATTCACCAAATGATTTTAGTACTTTGAGAATGGGATGAATCTTTAATTGAATTCTAAGAGAATctaatagtactactccattaCGAAAGAggttttcttttctattttacatgtatataagtttatggagtactactaattacTCAAATAGTAAGATTGGGATGAATCTTGAATCATATTCTAATGATCTTTCTTATATTACGAATTTACAGAAGATCTCTTTTCTAGCTTTTCTTTGTACAGTATactctataattttattaattactcgGAGTAGTGTATGAGTATGACTTAAGATTGGGATAAATcttgaattgaattttaatcattCTTATACACGGAAGATGTGAGGGagaaaaaatactaaaataactCAGTCAGTTAAACGTGATCTTGAATTGTAATGAATGATCTatgtgatttagagacataatgtctccatgCCATAATGCCCTTACGTCACTTTGccatacatttattttaaatgttgaCTAATATACCCTTATAGGTATTTTGGAAAGATATATCTTAGTTATGATAGTTAAATTAAAGCATGATTATTATGcacatatttattgtattcatgattttaattaaagtacTTAAAGACTTAATTAGAGTATTTGTAGTAATAATTAGAGTATTTGTAGtacatagtactatttaattttatgaattaatacttatgtgatttgaaaaatataaaattaaaaatgattgttcttataaataaaatttactagtTTATTAAGAAGATTTATAAATCTTGTGAATAAaagttattaatattattttaactaataaaagtttattaataaaattttttatcttaataaataaaatatattgttatttataagaaaagttattattattttcaataaaaaattattattgtaatcaataaaatttattgtttttttaaaggaTCGATAATGGTTTTGTATTAAACATGTGATGACTCAACCCATTTAATCTTTTGAATAGATCGGGAGCTTGTTACTTACTCAACCGGACATCATTATCGAAccaggagtattatttttggggataaaatttacatttattatgaaaaaagtcatagtatttaatatataaaatttattactctaaTATAGTTTAGTTGCAGCCAagagctatttttttttggataaagttatttaattttgctattttacaagagttattataattttgaaaaatatccattttaattaatattatcaataaAAGCATTATTGtaacaaataaaagtttatagttctagtaaaataaaattattgctccaataaataaaagttattattcttatgagtaaaatttattatactagtGAATAAAAGTTAAGGTTTTTGCGAATAAATGTTACTcctaaataaaagttattattttgtaaataatggttattattctttaattttattaattactcgGAGTAGTGTATGAGTATGACTTAAGATTGGGATAAATcttgaattgaattttaatcattCTTATACACGGAAGATGTGAGGGagaaaaaatactaaaataactCAGTCAGTTAAACGTGATCTTGAATTGTAATGAATGATctatattaacaaaatattctcaataaaataattcttttttgaattactcaattactatatttatgaCTTAAGATTAGAATTGTTATATACAGAAGAtctagaagaaaaaaagaagaagaagatactctactaaaattacaaatttgattgaattgaatatattaatgatCTGATCAATCGTAGCCCTCAAGtcattgatttaattatatagagCGACATCGCcaccaaaattaatcaaaagttatttttcttttcaggtAATCTCAAAAAATTTCTCACCAAACTGAATAAGTGGCAGCATTGGAAAGATGAGATGCTTCTCTTTTCCAGTGCAGTAACATGCCTGAAAATGCCAATCCTGAATTATTATCCAGACTAATAGTTACACCTATTTTTTGCAGGTGATACATGGTTTAAAGatagtaatattatatttcagattaatttaattacattagTTACCTATAAATCCGAACAAATACTGCATAATTTAGTCTTAActtatcttttaattaaaattcagtAAGTTatgtaattgtaatttatttggaGAATTCTAgcactaactcattttcagGTACAAATGGAATTGGAAACATGACTTCTTGTTTGTTGTGTATACTGACACACGCACACACCATCCCACATTTAAAGGAACTGTATTCTATGCACTTTGCATCGATATAGTTAAACAAAGTGACGATACACCGTCAAATTTTGgtacaattaaaataagattatattaataatttgatgtattagttatatattaaaataataaatatagtaattagacaagttaaaaagacttattagtctttaaactcattttttatttttatatttgaatttcttttcttttttctttaaatttgaattaaagtatgcactaattatatttatggatctaaaaaaataaaaaaatttatacacaaatcataaatatatgaccacaatattatgcaATATATACATccatatactttaattaaatgcttaaataaattttcaaataaactaatttttggttgtacaaaatttaatcacgtagatttgttgtaaataaaataaaaatataataataaaacagtCAGCAAACACACTTTCGCACGCTCCCACTCCAATCTCTTATCAAAGATACTGTAGCTGTTTTTAATACAGTACATTTGTCaacaataataacaaaaacaaaaaataattacacaGTCGGTTCAAATTTCCCTCCAAAAAGGGTATTAAAGGGTATTAAAGTATTTTCATCAAACTGCCACTTTTAAGTACTCCGTAAAGAtagataatataaaatttttaattaaatcaataacttaacatatttattatatattctaaTAACGTATCAtagattaattttagaataaaatgattagatttgattatttaaaaaaagtgtttaaaaaataaaataaaaatattaacaaaagcaaaagtgtaagataaaataaaaaagtaaagcaaaaaagaaaacacgCATACAGATATTACAATtggaatttataaatattttagattttaaatctaattgaattttaaaatatactccgtatttgagtgtttaaattaaaaaggtgTTCCATaacgaaaataaatatacatggagcaaaaattaagatatcattaaaaagaaaagaaataaacatgGAGTAGCAAATTAGCAGGCATATCgaaattttgtgtttaaaatttgtctcttgattttttactttttattggGACTATGAAGTCATTGAAGtgtaattaatgcataattttaattttaatttgaaattgaagaagagaGGGAATTCTCAATTCTGATTTAAGAGGGTTATTAAAGTCTTTtaactacaattaatatttgaacatataattgtcattttaatttattttgtagttgtTCATAATGTGACCGTTTAGAATCACACTAGTTAAAATCACATAGATTAACATAAAATccaattagttttatttataacactcttttcttttgtaCAGTTTcaccaaatcaaaatatgcTAGTACTCCACTCCACTAGCAAAGATTTGACGAATATTCGTGAAAGTACTTTATAATTTAGTGGCATGCTATCAAGCTATTATAGGTGTCAGTGGTCCAAGCCTGTTTTCCCAGTCATTTGAATTCATACAATAATGCACgcatttaataattaaaaaaaaaaaaactctttgTTGTCGCTTTCTTCTTACCTCACTTATATAAAGCTGCAAGTCACCAAATGATTTTAGTACTTTGAGTTATAATAGTACTTGTGATTAtcttatactagtactactccaTTAAGAAAAgagattttgttttcattttttacatgTATATAAGTTTAAGTAAGATTGGGATGAATCTTGAATCAATACTCTAATTATCTTTCTTATATTACGAATAAATGGAAGATCTCTTTTCTAGCTTTTTAagtatagtaatataatataattttattaattactcggagtagtatttattggGATAAATCTTTTGTAATGAATgatctatattaaaaaaagtattctcaataaaagattttatatatattttttttgaatggtAATGAATTACTCAATTAGcagtagtaggagtagtatttatgaCTTAAGATTAGAATTGAATTCTACTCTTccttatataaaaaaaataccaaatttgattgaattgaaaatattaatgatcTGGTGAATCGTAGCCTCCAAGCCATTGATTTGATTATATAGAGCGACATTNNNNNNNNNNNNNNNNNNNNNNNNNNNNNNNNNNNNNNNNNNNNNNNNNNNNNNNNNNNNNNNNNNNNNNNNNNNNNNNNNNNNNNNNNNNNNNNNNNNNAAGCTCATTTCCAACCTTTCCTCTTCTGACTTTGGCCTTTGATCACAAGACAACTTGAAATGTTGGGCTAAAGGTGTTCCAGTAGGCTTCATGTTATTAATGTTGAACTTCTTCAAGATTTTGTTGATGTAATCAGATTGAAATAACCACAATTTTCCATTCTTCTTGTCCCTGATTATATCCATCCCCAATATCCTTCTAGCCTCACCTAGATCCTTCATCTCAAAATCAGCCTTCAACTGCTCTTTAACCTCTTTGATTTCACCAAAGTCAGGTCCAGCCACCAACATGTCATCTACGTACAGCAGCAGATACACATCAGCTGAGCCTCTTTTTCTCCTAACATACACACAGTTATCATATCTTGATTTTACAAAACCATGTCTACTCATGCTCTCTCCAAACTTCTTATACCATTGTCTTGAGCTTTGCTTCAGACCATATATGCTCTTCTTGAGCAAACAAACTTTATCCTCTGACCCTGGAACTTCAAACCCTTTGGGCTGAGCCATGTATATAGTTTCTTCAAGCTCTCCATTCAGAAAAGCCGTTTTGACATCAAGTTGTTCCAGAAACCAGTTCTTTGTGCAACCAGAGCTAGAAGCATTCTTGTAGATGTATGCTTCACAACTAGGAAAAATACCTCATTAAAATCCACCCCCTCCTCTTGAGTGAAGCCACGAGCAACTAATCGAGCTTTAAATCTTATCTGCTCTTGATCAGCcatctcaattttctttttgtatacCCACTTACAGCTGATGACTCTTCTCATCATTACCTTGTCTACTAATATCCAAGTCTTGTTTCTGATGAGAGAATCAAACTCCTCTTTCATTGCTCTAACCCATTGTTCCTTCTCGGGTCCACCAACAGCCTCTGAGTATGTAGCTGGCTCTACATACTCTATCTGCTCAGCCACATTTAAAGCAAAAGATAGCATCTCAGAATCTGCATATCTTGCAGGCAACTTTCTCCCAACTCTTCTTGTTCTATCTCTAGCCAGCAAATAGTTAGTCAGATCCTCACTTTGTTGCTCTGAAACAATATCAGGACTATGCATGGTTCCATCAGCAGCTACATCTTCATCTGAATCAGCCCCATCAGGCTCCACCTCAAGACCATCACCCATTAGCTCACTGACCTCTGCAGAACTCTGATCAGACTTGAAACAAGGAAGAATTCCATTCTTCTCTCAATTGTGTgttcatcttctttctttcgCGTTTATTCAATTAGTGTTCCGATTGCAACGATTCTCCAACAACTACTATGCAAAGCATTTGTGTCAGctttaaaaatagaacttACCATTACTATTCAATTTTCtgcattcaaatttttttttatcactaaCTACTACTCCGTACTATTCAAATGCGACGAATCCATTCCACAGAGTTGCTCTACccatactactcccttcgtcccgcttaagatgacacgttttccttttcagtttgtctcagctaagatgacacatttccttttttggtaactttctctccccaattaatacactcaacaccactttttctcactcttattaaaatattcatctttctactttaatacctacatcaaccttctctctctccaattaaacactttaaccaataactcctaaaatcccgtgccggctaagcaatgtctCATTCTTAGCAGCGATCCTCTACCcaagtaattaaatactagtactatccAAATGCATAAATACAGGCGCATGCTTCTGCATAATATAAATGCGGCGTGCTTCCCCCTCacctctctcctctctccccTCTCTCCCCTCTCTCCCCTCTCACCTGTATCTTCTTCCCTAACTCGCTCTCAAATTTCCTTAAAAAACGTAtaccttttcttattttttttttttttttgatctGCATGGTATATTTTGAGTAAGAAATTACTTTTTGATGTAGTATAAATGAATGGtgtagcattttttttttatatttctcaaGTTAAGATGTTGCGTCTGGGTAGAAGAAACGCCTCACGGTGTCACAAGCAATAGGCCGAGTGACTTCTGCAAGCACTGCGGCAACTACAAACTTAGTGGCTTTCCTTGCAAGTACATGGAGCGGTGCCCATGGAAGGATTAATGTGAATCTTCTAGATTGAAGACTCATGAATTTGCCCCGGACTTGCtcttgtaaataaacccaacaaataaacaagataaaccaagaaatggaacaaagaaaaaaggataaaaGGATAAGGGatggattagtgttatgacttaggtgaagaacaagaaagaaatcccaaaggtactttcacatacaaacacctaatggctccacaaactagcaacacaagaactaaTGAGCATACCTTAACAAACAATCTAAGCCCGGCAATAGATCGAATGCAACCACAAGGGATTTTGATAAATCTTCAATGAAGATGAAAGTGAGTTCTTAAATAGAGGCTTGTGCTCTTACAACATTCAAAAACTGATTGAAAAGAACCCTAGCaagagtatttatactaggagttaaaaagaagcaaaacaaaacaagtCTTGGTCAAAAAGTCACATTTCGggcaaaacacccgaccgggtgtttccCACGGCTCAtttcacccgaccgggtgaagTCTCTGGACAAAAACTGATTTTTCGGCAAaaaaacccgaccgggtgttttgGGGTTGGCAAAACACCCGCCCGCGTGTTTCTTTCTGCATTGCGCGGCTTTCTTAAAACGATCATAACTTCCTCATCCGAGCTCCGATTGAGGTGTGTAaggtactcacgcgaagctcttttgaCGATGAAGATAATGGTGGTCTTAGAACAGCATTTGGACATCATTTTGATAGGCAAATTCTGGTTTGAGTCAGACCTTCGAATCCGGCTTGGCTCCTTGCCATATCTCCACCTTTTCTCGGaccccaatcaacccatggcCCTCGATGTCGTTGCATCCTATGATTGTGAATACCCGGATTCACATCAAGGATGGTCTGGAACCAATCAGATCCCACGAGTTGCTGACCAAGAAGTATTATCAAAAGAAGGAGGAGAAGTACAAGAAGGAGGAggccgaggaggaggaggaggaggccgAGGAGGCCGAGGAGGATTAATGGGGGATGGATACGCTGCATTAACCATTCCacattattgttgtttttgttttggatACGCTTCTTCTTGTTCTTGCTGTTGTCGGATTGTTCAATTGTATGGTGTTGGCCTTTGTTGTTATTCACTGTCTTTGATCCACCCTCCACATTTAacatttagattattatttttagtaaaatatactactaataaatctTTTAAGTAATGATAactaactaaattaattagtactactttCGTGCATCTATCCCCATTAATCACCAAATAAACATTGATTTAGCTTacttaataaaa harbors:
- the LOC125185582 gene encoding maltose excess protein 1-like, chloroplastic isoform X1 yields the protein MAGSMIILGKIPLHTPRPSIRCSFSSNPQRLECVSSPSIHLRRGIKKNKLPLKEALFRGQSLCCYRDKTVSCSSSDYLHPSSQESVEVKKGEGFQQWDSMTAKFAGAANLPFLLLQLPQIILNTRNLLSGNTSALLAVPWLGMLTGLLGNLCLASYFIKKKETEAVVVQSLGVISTYVVLLQLAMGGAMPLPHFVATSIVVASGMTLNFLKYFDWLHPEIWRFWEDFVTVAGLSVLPQVMWSTFIPYVPNTILPGTIAFITSLVAVFMGRMGKLSDKGVKILGSISGWTATVLFMWMAVAQMWTNLLTPDNIKGLSAVSMLLAVIGNGLMIPRALFVRDFMWFVGSAWGSVFYGWGNLTCLYCFKCISPGFYIASTVSFLAWIDVDSVLTFSRDSQAHGLSSPFASLKELVFGP
- the LOC125185582 gene encoding maltose excess protein 1-like, chloroplastic isoform X2: MAGSMIILGKIPLHTPRPSIRCSFSSNPQRLECVSSPSIHLRRGIKKNKLPLKEALFRGQSLCCYRDKTVSCSSSDYLHPSSQESVEVKKGEGFQQWDSMTAKFAGAANLPFLLLQLPQIILNTRNLLSGNTSALLAVPWLGMLTGLLGNLCLASYFIKKKETEAVVVQSLGVISTYVVLLQLAMGGAMPLPHFVATSIVVASGMTLNFLKYFDWLHPEIWRFWEDFVTVAGLSVLPQVMWSTFIPYVPNTILPGTIAFITSLVAVFMGRMGKLSDKGVKILGSISGWTATVLFMWMAVAQMWTNLLTPDNIKGLSAVSMLLAVIGNGLMIPRALFVRDFMWFVGSAWGSVFYGWGNLTCLYCFKCISPGFYIASTVSFLAWIVLTFSRDSQAHGLSSPFASLKELVFGP